Proteins encoded within one genomic window of Halorussus salilacus:
- a CDS encoding double zinc ribbon domain-containing protein: protein MSKITFRADEDLIERIEALDASKSEVMRDALRAYLDREAESASESSDADESLDAALAERVDELVAERLAAREAARPRTREARAARADRAQDVNVTVTLETDAPVRASDADAEPRRADDRQRSSNARRSDGHGERNDAESACGQCGESLSDDHVYCPNCGEKTARRVFCECGDEVRSDWGFCPSCGRRTPAADVLDRS, encoded by the coding sequence ATGAGCAAGATAACCTTCCGCGCCGACGAGGACCTCATCGAGCGCATCGAGGCGCTCGACGCCTCCAAGAGCGAGGTCATGCGCGACGCCCTCCGGGCGTACCTCGACCGTGAGGCCGAGTCGGCGTCGGAGTCCTCCGACGCCGACGAGAGCCTCGACGCCGCGCTCGCCGAGCGCGTGGACGAACTCGTCGCCGAGCGACTCGCCGCGCGGGAGGCGGCGCGGCCGCGCACCCGTGAGGCGCGCGCGGCCCGCGCAGATCGCGCGCAGGACGTAAACGTCACCGTCACGCTCGAAACCGACGCGCCGGTCCGTGCGAGCGACGCCGACGCGGAGCCGCGGCGCGCAGACGACCGTCAGCGGTCGTCGAACGCGCGCAGGTCGGACGGCCACGGCGAGCGCAACGACGCCGAGAGCGCGTGCGGTCAGTGCGGTGAGTCGCTGTCCGACGACCACGTATACTGTCCCAACTGCGGGGAGAAGACCGCCCGTCGGGTGTTCTGCGAGTGCGGCGACGAAGTGCGCTCCGACTGGGGGTTCTGCCCGAGCTGTGGCAGGCGAACCCCCGCGGCCGACGTGCTGGACCGCTCGTAA
- a CDS encoding cob(I)yrinic acid a,c-diamide adenosyltransferase: MTHDTKSDDSGTDIRPATPEEFGLVQVWWGDGKGKTTAALGMGFRAAGHGYRVHLLQFMKGGAGTVEDARGEYAAIEALPTFTYERTGEYGWHGFSDGSDDDDHAAKARAALARAREAFDEGYDMLVLDEVLYAANRGLVDPEDVVDLVESKPDDLELVLTGGHDRPEYVTDRADLVTNVRKEVHPIEAGQGARKGTEY; the protein is encoded by the coding sequence ATGACTCACGATACGAAATCGGACGACAGCGGCACCGACATCCGACCCGCGACCCCCGAGGAGTTCGGCCTCGTGCAGGTCTGGTGGGGCGACGGCAAGGGCAAGACCACCGCGGCGCTCGGGATGGGCTTCCGGGCGGCGGGCCACGGCTACCGGGTCCACCTCCTCCAGTTCATGAAGGGCGGCGCGGGCACCGTCGAGGATGCCCGGGGCGAGTACGCCGCAATCGAGGCGCTCCCGACGTTCACCTACGAGCGGACCGGCGAGTACGGCTGGCACGGTTTCTCGGACGGGAGCGACGACGACGACCACGCCGCGAAGGCGCGGGCGGCGCTGGCCCGCGCCCGCGAGGCGTTCGACGAGGGGTACGACATGCTCGTCCTCGACGAGGTGCTGTACGCCGCGAACCGCGGCCTCGTCGACCCCGAGGACGTGGTCGACCTCGTCGAGTCGAAGCCCGACGACCTCGAACTCGTGTTGACCGGGGGCCACGACCGACCCGAGTACGTCACCGACCGCGCCGACCTCGTGACCAACGTTCGCAAGGAGGTCCACCCCATCGAGGCCGGGCAGGGCGCGCGGAAGGGCACCGAGTACTGA
- a CDS encoding redoxin domain-containing protein translates to MGAVRDVEVGSTAPAFTAPLVTPDGEVSEVSLSSLCEETAVLLVFQPTDFDLDTFAERAALGEYDWFTADDRLRVVGVNRARPVTNREFADYLDVTYPFCSDRDLSIAKAYGVTYRALGVAPRARRACFFVDRDRVVRYQWVGDRTTCGRARPQARDLYEAVVDALGRPEPETFGMA, encoded by the coding sequence ATGGGTGCTGTCCGCGATGTGGAGGTCGGTTCGACGGCCCCGGCGTTCACCGCGCCGCTGGTGACGCCCGACGGCGAGGTTTCGGAGGTGTCGCTGTCGTCGCTGTGCGAGGAGACCGCGGTACTGCTGGTGTTCCAGCCGACCGACTTCGACCTCGACACCTTCGCCGAGCGCGCGGCGCTGGGCGAGTACGACTGGTTCACGGCCGACGACCGACTTCGGGTGGTCGGCGTCAACCGGGCGCGGCCGGTCACCAACCGGGAGTTCGCCGACTACCTCGACGTGACCTACCCGTTCTGCTCTGACCGCGACCTCTCGATAGCGAAGGCCTACGGCGTGACCTACCGCGCGCTCGGAGTCGCGCCGCGAGCGCGCCGGGCCTGCTTCTTCGTCGACCGCGACCGGGTCGTCCGATACCAGTGGGTCGGCGACCGGACGACCTGCGGCCGCGCGCGACCGCAGGCCCGGGACCTCTACGAGGCGGTCGTCGACGCGCTGGGCCGCCCCGAACCCGAGACGTTCGGGATGGCCTGA
- the ftsZ gene encoding cell division protein FtsZ yields MQDIVQDALENAEQESREMDVSTEGDEFGDPRIVIVGCGGAGNNTVNRLYNIGVEGADTVAINTDKQHLKMIEADTKILVGKSLTNGLGAGGDPSMGERATEMAQGTIKEVLGDADLVFVTAGMGGGTGTGAAPVVSKIAKEQGAIVVGMVSTPFNVERARTVKAEEGLEKLRNEADSIIVLDNNRLLDYVPNLPIGKAFSVMDQIIAETVKGISETITQPSLINLDYADMTSIMNQGGVAVMLVGETQDKNKTEEVVRDAMNHPLLDVDYRGASGGLVHITGGPDLTLKEAESIASNITERLEASANVIWGARIQDNYKGKVRVMAIMTGVQSAQVLGPGTQQQADRSRAQMTEVDDSSFDASQHIEDGGLGGSGGTRDAGGSTGGSNGSSWGAKSDGGTDEVEKNNGLDVIR; encoded by the coding sequence ATGCAGGACATCGTTCAGGACGCGTTGGAGAACGCCGAGCAGGAGAGCCGCGAGATGGACGTATCGACCGAGGGCGACGAGTTCGGAGACCCCCGAATCGTCATCGTCGGTTGTGGCGGGGCGGGCAACAACACCGTCAACCGGCTCTACAACATCGGCGTCGAGGGTGCAGACACCGTCGCCATCAACACCGACAAGCAACACCTCAAGATGATCGAAGCCGACACGAAGATACTGGTCGGCAAGTCCCTGACCAACGGACTCGGCGCGGGCGGCGACCCCTCGATGGGCGAGCGCGCGACCGAGATGGCCCAGGGCACCATCAAGGAGGTGCTGGGCGACGCCGACCTCGTGTTCGTCACCGCGGGCATGGGCGGCGGCACGGGCACGGGCGCGGCACCCGTCGTCTCGAAGATCGCCAAAGAGCAGGGCGCTATCGTCGTCGGGATGGTCTCGACCCCGTTCAACGTCGAGCGCGCGCGCACGGTGAAGGCCGAGGAGGGGCTCGAAAAGCTCCGCAACGAGGCCGACTCCATCATCGTGCTCGACAACAACCGCCTGCTCGACTACGTCCCGAACCTGCCCATCGGCAAGGCGTTCAGCGTGATGGACCAGATCATCGCCGAGACGGTCAAGGGTATCTCCGAGACCATCACCCAGCCGAGCCTCATCAACCTCGACTACGCCGACATGACCTCCATCATGAATCAGGGCGGGGTCGCCGTAATGTTGGTCGGCGAGACTCAGGACAAGAACAAGACCGAGGAGGTCGTCCGCGACGCGATGAACCACCCGCTACTCGACGTGGACTACCGCGGGGCCTCGGGCGGACTCGTCCACATCACGGGCGGTCCGGACCTCACGCTCAAGGAGGCCGAGTCAATCGCCAGCAACATCACCGAGCGCCTCGAAGCCAGCGCCAACGTCATCTGGGGCGCGCGCATCCAGGACAACTACAAGGGGAAGGTCCGCGTGATGGCCATCATGACCGGCGTCCAGAGCGCGCAGGTCCTCGGCCCGGGAACCCAACAGCAGGCCGACAGGTCTCGCGCGCAGATGACCGAGGTCGACGACTCGTCGTTCGACGCCAGCCAGCACATCGAGGACGGCGGCCTCGGCGGCTCCGGCGGCACGCGCGACGCGGGCGGTTCGACCGGCGGGTCGAACGGTTCCTCGTGGGGTGCCAAGAGCGACGGCGGCACCGACGAGGTCGAGAAGAACAACGGTCTCGACGTCATCCGCTGA
- a CDS encoding nicotinate-nucleotide--dimethylbenzimidazole phosphoribosyltransferase gives MRLVVFAGTTRTAEIPGLSAAGADPDVMAHTPSADAEILEYGRPVRAPVVPVSPSGCPTPAVVTRAVRERAGFETTVVDAGLAEPTAAPTVTVGARPGGDVRRADPVPTAPGAFAAAREFGRDLPDDEVFVAETIPGGTTTALGVLTALGEERGVSSSLPDNPVERKREVVADALAASGLDPGDAAGDPRRAVRRAGDPVLASAAGFVVGALESDTAVTLAGGTQLVAVAALARHADRDEPLSLATTSFVAEDPAVDLRGAAADFDLDLTVTDPGFGESDHVAMRRYAEGEAKEGVGMGGALALAEREEIGMARVREEIRETYDDLLDAREVADGPR, from the coding sequence GTGAGGCTCGTGGTGTTCGCCGGGACGACCCGGACCGCCGAGATTCCGGGCCTGAGCGCGGCGGGGGCCGACCCCGACGTCATGGCCCACACGCCGAGCGCCGACGCCGAGATACTCGAATACGGCCGCCCGGTCCGCGCCCCCGTGGTGCCGGTCAGCCCATCGGGGTGTCCGACCCCCGCGGTCGTCACCCGGGCGGTCCGGGAGCGCGCGGGCTTCGAGACCACTGTCGTGGACGCCGGACTCGCCGAACCGACCGCCGCGCCCACCGTCACCGTGGGCGCGCGACCCGGCGGGGACGTGCGGCGCGCCGACCCCGTGCCGACCGCGCCGGGCGCGTTCGCGGCCGCCCGCGAGTTCGGACGCGACCTCCCCGACGACGAGGTCTTCGTGGCCGAGACGATTCCCGGCGGGACGACCACCGCGCTCGGCGTCCTGACCGCGCTCGGCGAGGAACGGGGCGTCTCGTCGTCGCTCCCGGACAACCCCGTCGAGCGCAAGCGCGAGGTGGTCGCCGACGCGCTCGCGGCCAGCGGCCTCGACCCCGGCGACGCGGCGGGCGACCCCCGGCGCGCGGTCCGGCGGGCGGGCGACCCCGTGCTGGCGAGCGCCGCGGGGTTCGTCGTCGGGGCGCTCGAATCCGACACCGCGGTCACGCTCGCGGGCGGCACCCAGCTGGTCGCGGTGGCCGCGCTCGCCCGCCACGCCGACCGGGACGAACCCCTCTCGCTCGCCACGACCTCCTTCGTCGCAGAGGACCCTGCCGTGGACCTGCGCGGAGCGGCCGCCGACTTCGACCTCGACCTCACGGTCACCGACCCCGGGTTCGGGGAGTCCGACCACGTCGCCATGCGCCGGTACGCCGAGGGCGAGGCCAAGGAGGGCGTCGGGATGGGCGGGGCGTTAGCGCTCGCCGAGCGCGAGGAAATCGGGATGGCCCGCGTCCGCGAGGAGATTCGGGAGACGTACGACGACCTGCTCGACGCCCGGGAGGTGGCGGATGGACCCCGGTAG
- a CDS encoding NTP transferase domain-containing protein produces the protein MDALLMCGGRGTRLDAETEKPLFEVGGTPMVERVADALAGSRVETTYAAVSPRAPETRGRVSPETRPRVGDAAGGGVSLPTVETPGEGYVADLQTALETVDPPVLTVAADLPLLEADAVNAVLDAFDGRSLTVCVPADLKRALGASTDTTFERDDGRELAPAGINVVAETEEDTMHTTYDARFAVNVNRQSDADLAEALL, from the coding sequence GTGGACGCTCTCCTGATGTGCGGCGGCCGCGGGACCCGCCTCGACGCCGAGACCGAGAAACCCCTGTTCGAGGTCGGGGGGACGCCGATGGTCGAGCGCGTGGCCGACGCGCTCGCGGGGAGTCGGGTCGAGACGACCTACGCCGCGGTCTCGCCCCGCGCGCCCGAGACCCGCGGGCGCGTCTCGCCCGAGACGCGCCCGCGGGTCGGAGACGCCGCCGGTGGCGGCGTCTCGCTTCCCACCGTCGAGACCCCCGGCGAGGGCTACGTCGCCGACCTGCAGACCGCGCTCGAAACCGTCGACCCGCCGGTCCTCACGGTCGCGGCCGACCTGCCTCTGCTGGAGGCCGACGCCGTGAACGCGGTGCTGGACGCCTTCGACGGTCGCTCGCTGACCGTCTGCGTGCCCGCCGACCTCAAGCGCGCGCTGGGCGCGAGCACTGACACCACCTTCGAACGCGACGACGGCCGCGAGCTCGCGCCCGCCGGAATCAACGTCGTCGCCGAGACCGAGGAAGACACCATGCACACGACCTACGACGCACGATTCGCAGTCAACGTGAACCGCCAGTCGGACGCCGACCTCGCGGAGGCCCTGCTGTGA
- a CDS encoding plastocyanin/azurin family copper-binding protein — MSRRTRRRFLGVASAASVAALAGCGGVLSENDDPDAEADFSLPSAEPEVEVGMGGRNVFDPKIVRVEVGGTVTWVNESGNHSATAYHPDNDRTLRIPEDAEPWDSSVLVDRDATFEHTFEEPGVYDYYCTPHETLAMVGTVVVGDPDPDPDDQPGLRPPGEDFSGGTADELESLNEKVESGLA; from the coding sequence ATGTCTCGTCGAACGCGACGGCGGTTCCTCGGGGTGGCGAGCGCCGCGAGCGTCGCGGCGCTCGCAGGCTGTGGCGGAGTGCTGTCCGAGAACGACGACCCGGACGCCGAGGCCGACTTCTCGCTTCCGTCCGCCGAACCCGAGGTCGAGGTCGGGATGGGCGGCCGAAACGTCTTCGACCCGAAGATCGTCCGCGTCGAGGTCGGCGGCACGGTGACGTGGGTCAACGAGTCGGGCAACCACTCCGCGACCGCCTACCACCCCGACAACGACCGCACGCTCCGCATCCCCGAGGACGCCGAGCCGTGGGACAGCAGTGTCCTCGTGGACCGGGACGCCACCTTCGAGCACACCTTCGAGGAGCCGGGGGTCTACGACTACTACTGCACGCCCCACGAGACGCTGGCGATGGTCGGCACCGTGGTGGTCGGCGACCCCGACCCAGACCCCGACGACCAGCCCGGTCTCCGGCCGCCGGGCGAGGACTTCTCGGGCGGGACCGCCGACGAACTCGAATCGCTCAACGAGAAGGTCGAGTCCGGGCTGGCGTAG
- the cobD gene encoding threonine-phosphate decarboxylase CobD, with the protein MDPGSVRAEGRVPHGGSDDPDLLDFSANTNPRTPEGVENVYADALESARSYPDDRYPDFRNAAAAFVDCDPDSVVPTPGGLAALRLAFAATLEPGDSVLVPYPSFGEYAREIRLQGGTPEFVPHDELLDADPADHAAAVVCNPNNPTGDAYDPDALREFATRCRDADCLLVADEAFLGFTDYPSLAGEAGVVVARSLTKLFGLPGLRAGFAVATGEVGDDLATARRTWNLGTPAARVGAHCLGDREFVAETRERVARERARMAERLAERFGVHPSEAPFLLLDTGERDPRFLVAAARERGVAIRDATTFRGLDSHVRVAVRDPDDNDRLLAALEAVADV; encoded by the coding sequence ATGGACCCCGGTAGCGTCCGGGCCGAGGGCCGGGTCCCCCACGGCGGGAGCGACGACCCCGACCTGCTCGACTTCAGCGCGAACACCAACCCCCGGACGCCCGAGGGCGTCGAGAACGTGTACGCCGACGCGCTCGAATCCGCGCGGTCGTACCCGGACGACCGCTACCCCGACTTCCGGAATGCGGCGGCCGCCTTCGTCGACTGCGACCCCGATTCGGTCGTCCCGACCCCCGGCGGCCTCGCGGCGCTCCGACTCGCGTTCGCCGCGACCCTCGAACCGGGCGACTCCGTCCTCGTCCCCTACCCGAGCTTCGGCGAGTACGCCCGCGAAATCCGCCTGCAGGGCGGGACCCCGGAGTTCGTCCCCCACGACGAACTGCTGGACGCCGACCCCGCGGACCACGCGGCCGCGGTCGTCTGCAACCCCAACAATCCGACCGGCGACGCATACGACCCCGACGCGCTCCGGGAGTTCGCAACGCGATGCCGGGACGCCGACTGCCTGCTGGTCGCCGACGAGGCGTTCCTCGGGTTCACCGACTACCCCTCGCTCGCGGGCGAGGCAGGCGTCGTCGTCGCGCGCTCGCTCACCAAACTGTTTGGCCTGCCGGGACTGCGCGCCGGGTTCGCGGTCGCGACCGGCGAGGTCGGCGACGACCTCGCCACCGCCCGCCGGACGTGGAACCTCGGAACCCCGGCGGCGCGGGTCGGGGCGCACTGTCTCGGGGACCGGGAGTTCGTCGCCGAGACCCGCGAACGCGTCGCCCGCGAGCGCGCCCGGATGGCCGAGCGACTCGCCGAGCGCTTCGGCGTCCACCCCTCGGAGGCCCCGTTCCTCCTGCTCGACACCGGCGAGCGCGACCCCCGATTCCTCGTGGCGGCCGCCCGCGAGCGCGGCGTCGCGATTCGGGACGCGACCACCTTCCGGGGGCTGGACTCGCACGTCCGGGTCGCGGTCCGCGACCCGGACGACAACGACCGACTGCTGGCGGCGCTGGAGGCGGTGGCCGATGTTTGA
- a CDS encoding HAD family hydrolase, with amino-acid sequence MAVSFDLFGTLVDADRPADPASAVAAELDARSVPVPDDWDRAYRERHIDAPDGAEVPLPAHVSAALASRGVDAPGNAARRAVVAAFDPEVRTRDGAVEAVAAASEREPVAVLSNCAVPQLARKALIRSDLDRETFDAIVTSVASGWRKPDSRAFETCADRLGVPVSELVHVGDDSLTDAGIEDAGGTAVLVSETPLGAFPDWLEGRR; translated from the coding sequence GTGGCAGTATCGTTCGACCTCTTCGGGACCCTCGTGGACGCCGACCGGCCTGCCGACCCCGCGAGCGCCGTCGCCGCCGAACTCGACGCCCGGAGCGTGCCGGTCCCCGACGACTGGGACCGGGCCTACCGCGAGCGGCACATCGACGCGCCCGACGGTGCGGAGGTCCCGCTCCCGGCCCACGTCAGCGCCGCCCTCGCGAGCAGGGGCGTCGACGCGCCCGGAAACGCCGCGCGCCGGGCGGTCGTCGCGGCGTTCGACCCCGAGGTCCGGACCCGAGACGGCGCGGTCGAGGCGGTCGCGGCCGCCAGCGAGCGCGAGCCCGTCGCGGTCCTCTCGAACTGCGCGGTGCCCCAGCTCGCCCGCAAGGCGCTGATTCGCTCGGACCTCGACCGCGAGACCTTCGACGCGATAGTGACGAGCGTCGCCTCCGGGTGGCGAAAGCCCGACTCGCGGGCGTTCGAGACCTGCGCCGACCGGCTCGGCGTCCCGGTCTCCGAACTGGTCCACGTCGGCGACGACTCCCTGACCGACGCCGGAATCGAGGACGCCGGAGGGACGGCGGTCCTCGTCTCGGAGACGCCCCTCGGTGCGTTCCCCGACTGGCTGGAGGGTCGGCGGTGA
- a CDS encoding DNA-methyltransferase — METEHRVVAGDSRRLERVEDDSVELVVTSPPYPMIEMWDDLFAELDPAVGDRLDDGDGRAAFELMHEALGEVWDEVERVLVEGGIAAVNVGDATRKVDDSFRVYQNHSRIVDAFEDRGFEPLPELLWRKPVNSATKFMGSGMIPPNAYVTLEHEYVLVFRNGRDSRAFEPEAERRYNAAYFWEERNRWFSDLWTDVTGEFQSLDHGDLRERSAAYPFEVPYRLVNMYSVYGDTVLDPFWGTGTTSLAAMTAGRNSVGYEMDEEFVEVFDDRVADVPRVSREVIGKRLDNHREFVAERREDGESFKYDAENYDFPVTTKQEKPIRFYEVENVEATEEGYRAVHESVDGA; from the coding sequence ATGGAAACCGAGCACCGCGTCGTCGCGGGCGACTCGCGGCGGCTCGAACGGGTCGAGGACGACTCGGTCGAACTCGTGGTCACGTCGCCCCCGTATCCGATGATCGAGATGTGGGACGACCTCTTCGCCGAACTCGACCCCGCGGTCGGCGACCGCCTCGACGACGGCGACGGCCGGGCGGCGTTCGAGCTGATGCACGAGGCGCTCGGGGAGGTCTGGGACGAGGTCGAACGCGTCCTCGTCGAGGGCGGCATCGCGGCCGTCAACGTCGGCGACGCCACCCGCAAGGTCGACGACAGCTTTCGAGTCTACCAGAACCACTCCCGAATCGTCGACGCGTTCGAGGACCGGGGGTTCGAGCCCCTGCCCGAACTCCTCTGGCGCAAGCCCGTCAACTCCGCGACGAAGTTCATGGGCTCGGGAATGATTCCGCCCAACGCCTACGTCACGCTCGAACACGAGTACGTCCTCGTGTTCCGCAACGGCCGCGACTCCCGGGCGTTCGAACCCGAGGCCGAACGGCGGTACAACGCCGCGTACTTCTGGGAGGAGCGAAACCGGTGGTTCTCGGACCTCTGGACCGACGTGACCGGCGAGTTCCAGTCGCTCGACCACGGCGACCTGCGCGAGCGCTCGGCGGCCTACCCCTTCGAGGTCCCCTACCGACTCGTCAACATGTACAGCGTCTACGGCGACACCGTCCTCGACCCCTTCTGGGGCACCGGCACCACCAGCCTCGCCGCGATGACCGCGGGGCGCAACTCCGTGGGCTACGAGATGGACGAGGAGTTCGTCGAGGTGTTCGACGACCGGGTCGCCGACGTTCCCCGCGTTTCCCGGGAGGTCATTGGGAAACGGCTGGACAATCACCGCGAGTTCGTCGCCGAGCGCCGCGAGGACGGCGAGAGCTTCAAGTACGATGCCGAGAACTACGACTTCCCGGTCACGACGAAGCAGGAGAAGCCGATTCGATTCTACGAGGTGGAGAATGTCGAGGCGACGGAGGAGGGGTATCGGGCGGTTCACGAGTCGGTTGACGGGGCGTAA
- a CDS encoding ribbon-helix-helix domain-containing protein has translation MERVTLRIPKQQIEEVEQMVETGEFPNRSEAIRAAVRDMLNEQEDTTDQTTSKRSWAKV, from the coding sequence ATGGAGCGTGTGACACTACGCATACCGAAGCAGCAGATCGAGGAGGTCGAACAGATGGTCGAGACCGGGGAGTTCCCGAACCGTAGCGAGGCGATTCGGGCCGCGGTTCGAGACATGTTGAACGAGCAAGAGGACACGACCGACCAGACGACGAGCAAGCGGTCGTGGGCGAAGGTGTAA
- a CDS encoding adenosylcobinamide amidohydrolase, translating to MFDIEVREGVLRLRRAGARWLSSGWRGGPSRGDAAYNVSVPTGFDRTDLDAYLAERRERAGFSESGPTLLTGVDLRHARGARSGSVEAVATAGVSNPAALPMDPEGEGSGLDGERGDSSESPRSPGPVDSSDSPDSPVGTVNVLVGTDRDLADGALANLLAVAVEAKTATLLAETGFPGTTTDAVVAACDPAGERAAFTGSATAVGAAARACVREAVSASLESRYETTDTEIPASVADAEHGVVTARRAEVFKP from the coding sequence ATGTTTGATATCGAGGTCCGGGAGGGCGTTCTCCGACTGCGCCGGGCGGGCGCGCGGTGGCTCTCCTCGGGGTGGCGTGGCGGCCCGTCCCGCGGAGACGCGGCGTACAACGTCTCGGTGCCGACGGGGTTCGACCGGACCGACCTCGACGCCTACCTCGCCGAGCGCCGCGAGCGGGCCGGATTCTCCGAATCCGGCCCGACGCTCCTGACGGGGGTCGACCTCCGCCACGCCCGCGGGGCGCGCTCGGGGTCGGTCGAGGCGGTGGCGACCGCGGGCGTCTCGAACCCGGCCGCGCTCCCGATGGACCCCGAGGGGGAGGGGTCAGGTCTCGACGGCGAGCGCGGCGATTCGTCCGAATCGCCGCGCTCGCCCGGTCCGGTCGATTCGAGCGATTCGCCCGACTCGCCGGTCGGGACGGTCAACGTCCTCGTCGGGACCGACCGCGACCTCGCGGACGGCGCGCTGGCGAACCTGCTCGCGGTCGCGGTCGAGGCCAAGACCGCGACCCTGCTCGCAGAGACCGGCTTTCCCGGCACCACCACCGACGCGGTGGTCGCGGCCTGCGACCCGGCGGGCGAGCGGGCGGCGTTCACCGGGAGCGCGACAGCGGTCGGGGCGGCCGCGCGGGCCTGCGTCCGCGAGGCGGTTTCGGCCAGCCTCGAATCGCGGTACGAGACGACCGACACGGAGATTCCGGCGTCGGTCGCCGACGCGGAACACGGCGTCGTCACGGCGCGGCGCGCAGAGGTGTTTAAACCATGA
- a CDS encoding M24 family metallopeptidase translates to MTTRVPDSEFADRLAAVRERIEDARVDAGVWFGATSIEYLTGFDHIQTERPVVLAVTDDRVEVTVPRLEVERVEANPRIDAVHHYFDYPGGKPVETAAGMLSGLGAESVAADADGAPGVMGYEGPTLSEFVDVESQDWVSRMRWAKSDAEVELVRESARWGNLAHRYLYDHTEVGAHPATVSQRASIEASRAMLDALGEEYVPRTRGDGPAMAGFITGEQTALPHGHTANRRLREGDVVVTGASANVDGYRSELERTAFLGDPDDEQAHYFELMLEAQTIAIDALGPGVPLARVDEKVWNYFEEQGVTDLARHHVGHNIGLGAHEPPYIDRGWTDHCEAREGRDPGDAEMEPGHIYTIEPGIYTDEYGYRHSDTVAITDEGTEMLTHFPRDLDSNTIEVE, encoded by the coding sequence ATGACAACGCGCGTTCCCGACTCGGAGTTCGCCGACCGGCTCGCGGCGGTCCGCGAGCGCATCGAAGACGCCCGCGTCGACGCGGGCGTCTGGTTCGGCGCGACCAGCATCGAGTACCTCACCGGCTTCGACCACATCCAGACCGAGCGGCCGGTCGTCCTCGCGGTGACCGACGACCGCGTCGAGGTCACGGTCCCCCGGCTCGAAGTCGAGCGCGTCGAGGCCAATCCCCGCATCGACGCGGTCCACCACTACTTCGACTACCCCGGCGGCAAGCCGGTCGAGACCGCCGCGGGGATGCTGTCCGGACTCGGCGCGGAGTCGGTCGCGGCCGACGCCGACGGCGCGCCCGGCGTGATGGGCTACGAGGGGCCGACGCTCTCGGAGTTCGTCGACGTTGAGTCCCAGGACTGGGTGAGTCGGATGCGGTGGGCGAAGTCCGACGCCGAGGTCGAACTGGTCCGCGAATCCGCGCGGTGGGGCAACCTCGCCCACCGCTACCTCTACGACCACACCGAGGTCGGGGCCCACCCCGCGACCGTGAGCCAGCGCGCGTCGATAGAGGCCTCCCGCGCGATGCTCGACGCGCTGGGCGAGGAGTACGTCCCGCGCACGCGCGGCGACGGCCCCGCGATGGCGGGGTTCATCACGGGCGAGCAGACCGCCCTGCCCCACGGCCACACCGCCAACCGCCGCCTGCGGGAGGGCGACGTGGTGGTCACGGGCGCGAGCGCGAACGTCGACGGCTATCGCTCGGAACTGGAGCGGACCGCGTTCCTCGGCGACCCCGACGACGAGCAGGCCCACTACTTCGAACTCATGCTGGAGGCCCAGACCATCGCCATCGACGCGCTCGGGCCGGGGGTCCCGCTCGCGCGCGTGGACGAGAAGGTGTGGAACTACTTCGAGGAGCAGGGCGTGACCGACCTCGCGCGCCACCACGTCGGCCACAACATCGGGCTGGGTGCCCACGAACCGCCGTACATCGACCGCGGGTGGACCGACCACTGCGAGGCCCGGGAGGGACGGGACCCCGGCGACGCCGAGATGGAACCCGGCCACATCTACACCATCGAACCCGGCATCTACACCGACGAGTACGGCTACCGCCACTCCGACACCGTGGCGATTACCGACGAGGGGACCGAGATGCTGACTCACTTCCCGCGGGACCTCGACTCGAATACAATCGAGGTCGAGTGA